The sequence CCGCCGTCCGTAATCGACTTATTCCCACACCGGGCGCGACGCCCGCCAGCCCCCAAGGCGCGGGACGTACCTACTCCCACCGGCCAGAAGATCCACGCCCTTGAACTCCTTCGCCGAGAAATCACGCACATCCCCTTCCACCAGATCGAATGCCCTCTTCCCACTGATCACTGATCACTGATCACTGCTAACTCGGCACTTCTTTACCCTGCCCTCTCCAACCCAATCGCCTGACCACCGGCTCCCGAGCAAATCTCTATGCAGGTGAGGCCGGACTGGGAAACCGTGGTTTGGGGAGGATTCTTCATGGGTTCTTTTGAACAGTTTTCGGATCTTGTGTCAATTTCTGAGGCTGGAATGTTGCGATGAAGCACCTTATGCGTCCGGCTTGGATTTTCTGATCGCATCGACATCCTTGAGATCCTGATCGCGTCCCGAGGCGAGTTTGACAGAGATTAGGTCTTCCCGGCTGATGAAATGAATCGGGTCTTTTCCGATGGAAACGGTGTTGCGCCTCTTCCATGCCTCGTTGAAGTCGCCGCCGGGAATTTCCATCATGACATCGACCCGCAAGGGAGGGTTGCCCATCTGGTAGAAATAGCCGGGTTCGGAGAAGTCCGCTGTGGTGAGGCCGGTGAGAGGGGCACCGAATTCCTTGAGCGCATTGAAGACGGCGCGCGCGTTGGTGGGATCAATGGCAATCCAAAGATCGAGGTCTTTTGTCCAGCGGGGTTCCGAGTAAAGCATGACGGCGTAGCCGCCAATCACAAGGTAGCGCACCTCATGCCTTGCCAAAACGCTCAACAGTTCTTTGAAGTCTTGGCTCTGTAGCATCGTTTTTTGTGAGCAGGCGGTGGTCCTTGATCATTCCCCACATGGCATCGAAAATCGCCGCCGGGCCTTGCTTTTGCCAGAAGGAGATGTCCCAGGAGCGGTCGTCTCCGGTGAAGCGGCCGTAGTTTTCGGAGAACATTTCGGATCTCGCTTCCGCAAGGTGCTGGATCACCTGGGCGCGAACTTTCTCCACTGGTAACGGCTTGAGCGGCATCTTCGAAGGCGCTTCGTTTATGGCCGTAGATTCCCGGGATGGCGGCTGGGTTTTCACTGCCTTGAGGGTGCTCCGATTCCCCGTTGCTGTCAATGGAGGAGCTGGAGGCATTGGGAGTGGCTGACACCAGTCTGCCACGCGAAACGATGGTCATGGCAGACTGGTGTCAGCCTCTCCCCCTTGAACTCCTTCGCCGAGAAATCACGCACATCCCCTTCCACCACATCGAATGCCCTCTTCCCACTGATCACTGATCACTGATCACTCGGCACTTCTTCCAGAAACCCTGCCCTCTCCAACCCAATCGCCTGACCACCGGCGCCTGACGGCGGTCATGAGTTCGAATATCATCACCCGCACTTCTTCTCCCTTAGCGTTTCGCGGATATCGTCTTTGGAAACCCATCGCCAGACCATCACGTATGCTCCGCTTGCACCCTGGGAAATGACGGGTTCATCGTCGTGATCAAATTCATCATCGCTGCCACAGACGACGTGCTCGGCATACATTTTGTCGAGACGACTGCGATTCGCTTTCAGGCGGATCTTTTGCGCCAGATCGGTATGGCCGGATGCGAGCAAGGCGTCGTGGACCGCTTCGGCGTCCTCGGCGTAGAGGATGACGGGAGCGAAGGATTTTTTGGAGGTCATGGGCATGGGGTAAGAATTGAACCACGAATTTCACGAATGATCACGAATGGCGCGGATCTTCCCTGCTTCGATTGCGTGAGTTTCCTGGCCGATCGCCTGATAAAGCGCACCGCAGAGGTCAGTGATTTTTTCGCACCGAGCGGAAAAGTCCGGGGAACTGGAAATCACGGGATGAGCTGCGATGTGTTCGGAAAAATGATCCAGCCACACCGACACCCGATCCAGTGCTTCGTGGCGGTGGAAGTCGTCCAGCTCGCCACCTGCCTTTCTTTCATGCGATTTTTTTGGCATAGTGTTTTTCCCGAAGTGTTGGGATGGCTCCCCTTCTGTTCTCGGCAGATCATCCGGTGGCTTCCGCCTCGTAGTGCATCATGGCCATATTCACGGTTTTCTGAGGATCGATTCCCTTTGAGTGCAGGAAATGCAGAATGTCCGTGAGCAGATCGATGGAAAGAGTCTCCTCGTCAGTATCCATGCCCCTTTGTTGCCCGAAATACTCGATAGCCTGCCTTGCGGAGTCTGCCCGATCACCGTTCGTCCACGAGTTGTTTTCCCAGCCATCGGTGGGAACGATCAGGCCGGGATCATGGGGAGGTGTTGTCATCGGGGAGTTGGCTTTTTACTTCGACATTCTCGAGCAAAAACCATGTTCGGATCAAGAACAATGTTCTTCTTTAGAACTCGCGATCATGCATGGATATGTAGCCTCGCGGTGTGAAGCTGCCCAATAGCCGGACGGATCATCCAAAAAACATCGTCGGGCCAAGAATACGGCGCGCTCGTCTGGATTTCGATCCGCCGCTTACCCAAGACCAGCTCTCAGGTCGCCTTGCTGCAAAAGGCCTGTCCCTTGACCGGGTGGCGATCACGAAAATCGAATGTGGAAATCGAGCTGTATTCGATTTCGAACTCCCGACCATTGCGGAGGTTTTGAAGGTTGATCTCCAGTGGCTGATGACCGGCAAGGGTAACCCCAGGAAATGAATCCGATGCCGAAGAAAAAGCCACTCTCCGCGATCCACCTGGAAATCCTCAAATTGCTACGGGAGAATCCGGATGGGCTGGATATCGAACAGATACGGGAGCTCGGTGGAATCGAAGGCCAGCAACACCTGGATAAGCGACTCAGGGAGCTTTACCCCTACTATGAGATCGCGACAAAGCGCGCTGGACGCAGGTTCATCTACCAATTCGTAAAGGAGCGGAATACGGATGACTACGACTACAGCGTCATTTCAAAGACGCTCCGCGCCAAGATCATCCACCGCGATGGCCGTCGTTGCCGGATGTGTGGAAGAACCGTTGACGAGGATAAAATCAAACTGCACATCGACCACAAGATCCCGAGGGAGTGGGGCGGGCCGAGCAACGAGGAAAACCTGTGGGCTCTTTGCAGCGGATGCAACGAGGGCAAGCGGAATTACTTTTCCAGTTTCGATCCCAGCCTGATGGAGACCATCCTAACCCATGATTCCGTCCATCGGCGTCTTGCGGAGATGCTTCACGCGAAGTCGGGTGAATGGGTGGATTGCGACTTGCTGGAATTCGTGGCGAATTTCGAAGACTATCAGACCGATTGGCGCAAGCGGTTGCGGGAACTTCGTTATCTCGGACTGGATATAGAGACGAAGAACACCAAGATCGAGAAGCGGACGGTGAGCAACTACCGTCTCACGAACTGGGTCGATCTTCCAGACGATTTGAGCGAGGCGGCACGCCGTTTTGAGGCCGACCGTGCGAAAAAGAACAAGGCCAGGAAACAATCAGGCGGTTAGTCAACCTGCTGCGCTCGCCGGTTTCGCGACGGCCTTGATGGCATCCCTGATCCGTGATGCGACGGCATACGCCACCGGTGGCGGAAAGGCGTTGCCGATCTGGCGGTAGGCGGCGGTTTTGCCACCTGCGAATTGCCAGTCATCGGGGAAGCCCTGGATGCGGGCGGTCATGCGGAGGGTGAGCCTTGGCACTCCGGTGAAGCCTTTGGGCGGGGCTTCGTTGCCGAGGGATTTCCCTTCGACGCCGAGGGATGCCCATGCCTTGCGGGCGCGGGTCGGGCCGAGATCGGCTCCGCCGTGCTTCTTGGAACCGCCGACGAGGGTCGGGGCGATTTCGTTGGCCTCCGCCGCCCATTTCAAGGCGCCTTCCCAGCCGTTGGCGGCCATGAGATCGACGAGGGTTTCGCCGACGGTCTTGGTGGGGATGCCATCGGTCAGGGGCATGGGCGGGTAGAAGTTGGAAACGAGATCCTTGCGGATGGCGACGACGACGACCCGGGGGCGGAGCTGCGGGACGCCGAAGTCCGAGGCGTTCAGAAGATGCCAACTGGCCTCGTAGCCCATGGCTTTGAGATCCTTCTTGAGGCTCATCCGGTAATCGGTGAACACGGCATCCAGGAAGCCGCGGACATTCTCCAGCATGACGGCTTTGGGGCGGCATTCGTCCACCAGGCGGAGGGCTTCGGGGAAAAGGTCGCGCTCGTCGTTGGAACCGAGCTGCTTTCCCGCTTTCGAGAAGGGCGGACAGGGAACGCCGCCGGCCAGCAGATCCACGCCCTTGAACTCCTTCGCCGAGAAATCACGCACATCCCCTTCCACCACATTCCAGTCCGGACGGTTCAGGCGAAGCGTCTCACAGGCATGGCGGTCAAACTCCACATGCGCTAAGGCCTCAAACCCTGCCCTCTCCAACCCAATCGCCTGCCCACCGGCTCCCGAGCAAATCTCTATGCAGGTGAGGCCGGAATGGGAAGCCGAGGATTGAGGACGATTCTTCATGGGTTCTTATGAACACTATTGGTGCGATGTGGTCAAGATCAGAAATTCTGACGATACGCTAGCAAGAAAGCAGGAAAGACCTAAAGACGGGATGAATCTCCCATAGTGTATTTTGTAACTCGTTCCACCGGTCTTTCTGAACAAAATGAGGATCATCCAGAAAATTAATATGATTATAACCGAGGGGTTTACTTTTATCCTTTACTCGGCAGTTGATGAATTCCGATTCGTGAAGAATACTCAAAAGAATTAAAGCATCCTCTGCCTTTTCCGGCTTTAATGGTGAACCAAAAACATAAAGACCGAACTTTGACGGAAGCTTCGAGAGAAACGAATGTAACTCTTCAAATTTCCAGTCAAAGTCTTTACCCGCAAAACTTCTTACCACCTCTAGAAAGTTGGAGCATATCTCTCCCATTTCAACTGCCAAGTCCTCGGTTTTATCTTTAGAGTATGCTGACATCACTCTATCAACGTCAATATCTCCAATTTTTGAGGAATTTCTTTGAGATGCACTTCCTATGAGTCGTTCGATCAACTGAACCGTATCTCGAGGCCGTTCTCTTGAGTTTTTTATCAAGAAAGCCTCCCAACTCCGCCTTTCGTTGTTACTAGTTGGCAACTTAACATCAGAATTTTCAAAGAACAGTCCAAATGCATCTTGTTCTGATATGTAAGGGTCGATCTCCTGAGCTGCCCTATGTATCCTTCTATGGACAATTTCAATCATGTGACTCTCAGGCGCGCGCATGGGAATAATTAACGGTCGGATATGGTCAATCTGATCTCTCTGGCCTTTCTCGTTTTTGGTAAGTCTCAGCCAAACCTCAGTTCTCAACGTAGCTATACACTTCAGCTCAGGACAATCTTGAGAAATCTTCCTTAACGCTAAAATTAACGCCCATATCCTATTTTTATGCGACGGATCTTCAGGCGAAGCAATCTGGTCAGTATCGTCAATAAACAAATATGCTGTAGTCTTATTCGATTTGAAATAGGAATCCATAGCTGAACTCAGAGCAGAAGAATTCTTCGAAGGAGACAGCTTTTTCACTAAGGATGGCCCATCCAAATCAGCGATTGGCTTACCTATGGTTTGGATCACGTAAAGTATGTTAGCGATAAAGCTAGCATCTCGCTTTCCCGAAGATACCGCCTCATTATATAGAGCTGCCTTATCTCCAGAAAGCATTCCCTTTAGTCCAACACCAATCTTAGATGCGATCGATGATATGATTGAATCATAAATGCATTTCTTTAGAGATGCTATATCTGTCTTATCTCCAATTTGATCTGTGTCGATATCTTCAGGACGTATGAAAAGGACTGGGACTCCCGCCTCTTCATATACCGAGCTTAAGTGTTCTAAAAGCGCAGTTTTCCCTACGCCTTTACGGCCAACCAAGATTCGCGGATTACCTGAAGGAGCCCCCAGGATTGAGGCTAATTGATGGGGAGCAACAAAGACTTCGTTTAAAATCTGCTTCTCCCCTCGGTCGTACCCAGTCGGAAAATACTTCAATAAGTGAGATAGAGACATTCTGAAGTTAAAGCAGTTTAAGTTGCGTGTTAAAAACCGAGTGAAATGGGGGATTACTGGCAGGCCTCGCACTCTCCCCCGTTCATCATCGCATCGATGGAGCCCTTCTTCGCTGAAGCTACGAAGGGCAGGTAGGCGTGGTGATTGGTTTTCATTGGCAAGCCTCGCACTCGCCCCCGTTGAGCATCGCGTCGATGGAGCACACGCGCTTTTCTTCGGCCGTGAACTCCCGTTTCGCGGTTGCGGCGGCGGCGTTGGTTACTGCGGTGGCGGCGGTGGTGCTGGCCATGTGGCCGCGCTGTTCCTTCTGGATGTTGACGGTGGATTTCTCGACGTTGGATGCCTGGAGGGTGCGGAGGTAGTAGGTGGTCTTGAGGCCCTTGTCCCATGCACGGCGGTACATGTGGCTGAGGGTTTTGAGATCCGGGGTGGCGAGGAAGAGGTTGACCGACTGTGACTGGTCGATCCACTTCTGGCGGCGGGCGGCGGCATCGACGATGTATTCGTGGCCGATGCCGAAGACGGTCTTGTGCTTCTGCTTGATGGCCTCGGGGATGTCATCGATGTTGTCGAGCTCGCCATCGAAGTATTTGAGCTGATCGACCATTTCCGGGGACCAGAGGTTGGCCTTCTTGAGATCGCGGACGAGCTCGGTGTTGAGGATGGTGAAGTCGCCGGAGAGGTTGGACTTCACGTAGAGGTTCTTGTAGTTCGGCTCGATGCATGGGGTGGTGCCCATGATGTTGCTGATG comes from Akkermansiaceae bacterium and encodes:
- a CDS encoding ATP-binding protein — translated: MSLSHLLKYFPTGYDRGEKQILNEVFVAPHQLASILGAPSGNPRILVGRKGVGKTALLEHLSSVYEEAGVPVLFIRPEDIDTDQIGDKTDIASLKKCIYDSIISSIASKIGVGLKGMLSGDKAALYNEAVSSGKRDASFIANILYVIQTIGKPIADLDGPSLVKKLSPSKNSSALSSAMDSYFKSNKTTAYLFIDDTDQIASPEDPSHKNRIWALILALRKISQDCPELKCIATLRTEVWLRLTKNEKGQRDQIDHIRPLIIPMRAPESHMIEIVHRRIHRAAQEIDPYISEQDAFGLFFENSDVKLPTSNNERRSWEAFLIKNSRERPRDTVQLIERLIGSASQRNSSKIGDIDVDRVMSAYSKDKTEDLAVEMGEICSNFLEVVRSFAGKDFDWKFEELHSFLSKLPSKFGLYVFGSPLKPEKAEDALILLSILHESEFINCRVKDKSKPLGYNHINFLDDPHFVQKDRWNELQNTLWEIHPVFRSFLLSC
- a CDS encoding HNH endonuclease, encoding MPKKKPLSAIHLEILKLLRENPDGLDIEQIRELGGIEGQQHLDKRLRELYPYYEIATKRAGRRFIYQFVKERNTDDYDYSVISKTLRAKIIHRDGRRCRMCGRTVDEDKIKLHIDHKIPREWGGPSNEENLWALCSGCNEGKRNYFSSFDPSLMETILTHDSVHRRLAEMLHAKSGEWVDCDLLEFVANFEDYQTDWRKRLRELRYLGLDIETKNTKIEKRTVSNYRLTNWVDLPDDLSEAARRFEADRAKKNKARKQSGG
- a CDS encoding helix-turn-helix transcriptional regulator, which gives rise to MPNSRTDHPKNIVGPRIRRARLDFDPPLTQDQLSGRLAAKGLSLDRVAITKIECGNRAVFDFELPTIAEVLKVDLQWLMTGKGNPRK
- a CDS encoding DNA cytosine methyltransferase, which produces MKNRPQSSASHSGLTCIEICSGAGGQAIGLERAGFEALAHVEFDRHACETLRLNRPDWNVVEGDVRDFSAKEFKGVDLLAGGVPCPPFSKAGKQLGSNDERDLFPEALRLVDECRPKAVMLENVRGFLDAVFTDYRMSLKKDLKAMGYEASWHLLNASDFGVPQLRPRVVVVAIRKDLVSNFYPPMPLTDGIPTKTVGETLVDLMAANGWEGALKWAAEANEIAPTLVGGSKKHGGADLGPTRARKAWASLGVEGKSLGNEAPPKGFTGVPRLTLRMTARIQGFPDDWQFAGGKTAAYRQIGNAFPPPVAYAVASRIRDAIKAVAKPASAAG
- a CDS encoding nucleotidyltransferase translates to MLQSQDFKELLSVLARHEVRYLVIGGYAVMLYSEPRWTKDLDLWIAIDPTNARAVFNALKEFGAPLTGLTTADFSEPGYFYQMGNPPLRVDVMMEIPGGDFNEAWKRRNTVSIGKDPIHFISREDLISVKLASGRDQDLKDVDAIRKSKPDA